The DNA segment ATAAGCTAATTCAGGGTGCAAAGTAAATGCCTGCATGAATTACATTTGCAAAAATCTTTACCATGATAAAAATTGAGCTGGAAAGGGTCGCAGGTGATTATGGATTTGCCGCAAAAGACGCGTACGGACATGTTGTGCATACCGACAGCAGCCCTGACTCAGGGGGTAATAACTTTGGAGTAAGACCTATGCAGTTGTTACTCATGGGGTTAGGAGCCTGCAGCGGAATTGATATTGTATCTATCCTGAAAAAGCAGCGTCAAACCATAGAAGCCTTTACCATGAAAATTGAAGGTGAGCGGGAACCCAATAAGGAACCCTCTATCTGGCAGGATATTACCGTTGTTTTTGAGCTGACCGGCGATATTGATCCCGATAAGGCCCGGAAGGCCTGCGAACTATCCATGAATAAATATTGTTCTGTAGCAGAAACGCTTCGCCGTGGCGGTAGCAACCTGAAATGGGAAGTGCGGGTCAATGCGAAGTCAGCAGTCTAAAGTAAAAACAACATCTGTAGAGAGAAACAGCAATATTAGCAATCAGCAATACGAAATCTTCATCATGTCACAACATCCCATTACAAAAGCGATCCGCACCCAAACAGACCGTACTCCGGAAATGGAGCATTCCACGCCACTATTTCTTACCAGCAGCTTTTGTTTTGATACGGCCGAAGACATGCGGGCTGCTTTTGCCGATGAAACGGATGATAATATTTATAGCCGCTTTACCAACCCCGGTGTAAAAGAGTTTGTAGACAAGATGTGTGCATTGGAAGGAGCCGAAGCAGGTTATGCCACCGCTTCGGGTATGAGCGCCATATTCGCTTCATTCATGGCCCTGATGAAGAAAGGTGATCACCTGCTGTCCTGCAATGCTATTTTTGGCAGTACCCATACCGTGATCACTAAGTTCCTTCCCAAATACGGCATTGAATCTTCTTATGTAAGTGCTGCTGCCGATGCCGGTACCTGGGAAGCTGCCATCAGGCCCAATACCCGCATGATCTATATTGAAACGCCTACCAATCCCGGCCTGGATATTATAGACCTGGAAATGGTGGCTGCCCTGGCTAAAAAGCATAATCTGATCCTCAATGTAGATAACTGTTTTGCTACGCCTATCGGGCAGCGTCCTATTGACTTCGGTGCAGACCTGGTAGTGCATTCTGCCACCAAATGGATAGATGGACAGGGACGTGTATTGGGCGGTGTAATTGTAGGCAGGCCCGATCTTATTAAAGATATCTACCTGTTTTGCCGCAGCACCGGACCTTCATTATCTGCCTTCAATGCCTGGCTGTTAAGCAAAAGCCTGGAAACCCTGGATGTACGTATGGAACGCCATGCCGCCAACGCTTTGCGCCTGGCAAAGGCTATAGAAGGGCATCCTAAGGTAACCTGGCTTAAATATCCTTTCCTGCTCAGTCATCCCCAGCATGCCATTGCCCTGAAACAAATGAAGAACGGAGGTGGCATTGTTTGTTTTGAATTAAAAGGAGGATTAGAAAGCGGCCGCCGCTTCCTGGACAACCTGAAAATGCTTTCTTTAACAGCCAACCTTGGCGATACCCGTAGCATTGCTTCCCATCCTGCCAGCACTACCCATGCAAAACTGACAGAGGAAGAACGGCTTGCGGTGAATATAACACCCGGACTGATACGGATATCCACCGGCCTGGAGCATGCTGATGATATTATAGAGGATATTTTGCAGGCGCTTGACCGTTCATAGCCGGCCGCTGCTGTAAAATTTCGTAACTTATGTGGAAACTTACAGCATGAAGCGGGCATACCTGGCGGAGGTGATCAAAAAACATGGGCGGCGTATAAAGAAGTATGGTGACCAGCTTCCTGGCTCCTTTGAAACAGAAATGATCCATGAGCTGCGGATAGAGTATAAGAAGCTTAGGGCATTCATACGCCTGCTAAAAATGGATTCCCGCACCCGGCATCACATTATGTCTCCTGATTTTAAAACACTATATGCTGCTGCTGGTCAGGTGCGCGATCTTCAGTTATTCCTGCCATCCGTTATAGCCCGGTCTGAAAAAGATAATACTCCCTTACCTGTATATGTACAGCATTTGCAACAACGCTTATTCAAAGCAAAGGAAGCGCTTGTAGAAGCGGTAGAAAAGCTTAGAGCCGGCAAAGCCCTTGACCATATAACGCATGCATTACCTGCCTCACTGAATGATGCGGCTATACGTAAATTCATTCACCATAAAGTAGCTGCTGTTCAGGTGATCTTGCTGGCCCTTGAAAAAGACAAGGAGTTACATACTATACGCAAACAACTGAAAGATATTATTTACAATATCCGCATCTTTGATAGCGACTGGGGTATTTCATTTCCGGTAACAGCCTGGCGAAGTGAAAAACGGCTGCAGGATACGGCCGCTATGCTGGGGGATTTTAATGACCGGTGTATCGCTCTGTCTTTCTTATCAGAAGAGATAATAGACACACTGCCCGAAGCTGAAAAAGATGTTCTGCAAGCCTGGCGCCTGGAGATGGGGGAAGAAAAAGAAATGTTCAAGCAACAAATGATCGGGCAACTTTCCCAATTACACCTTGTCTCTAATTTCGAGCGTATCAGCTAAAAGCTAATGGCTAATACCTGCTCCCGCCTGCAGTGTCTTTTCCATCTGCATGCTGCGGGAACCTTTGATCAGGAAAAAGGTATTATGGAATGCCTGTTCACGAAACCATTCACCTGCCTGCTGTGCATTTTCTTTACGGATGAAGGGGTGATCAATCTTCATAAAATCGCCTCCTACCAATACTACCGATTGCCAGGGATACTGTTGAATGAGGGAAACAATATTCTGGTGTTCTGCCAGGCTTTCGGGGCCAAGCTCGGCCATAGCGCCCAGCATCAATACTTTATTGGAGGCATGGATGGCTGCAAAGTTTTCAATAGCCGCTCTCATACTGCTGGGGTTGGCATTATAGGCATCCAGTATAAATTTATTATCTCCTTTCTCAATTAACTGCGATCGGCTATTGGAAGGAGCGTATGCTTCAATGGCCTGCCTGATTAAATGATCAGGAATATTAAAATATTTTCCTACCGTAACAGCTACCAATACATTGGGCAGGTTATAAGCGCCTACCAGTTGCGTTTGAATGGTGAAAGGATTGCCGGAAGTGATCCTGACCGACAGGAATGGCTCACTTTGTATCAGCCGGCCGGTCATATCGCCGCTGTCGGTACCATACTTTATAATAGCTGGTATTCCTTTACTCATGCTTTGCAGGTAATCGTAATCCCACATTACAAAGGCCGTTCCGTTATGAGCACGCAAAAAACCGTACAGCTCACCTTTCCCTTTACGTACGCCTTCCACGCCGCCAAAGCCTTCCAGGTGGGCCTTGCCGGCATTGGTAATAATGCCATGGGTTGGTAACGTGTAGGTGCAATAACCGGCGATCTCCTGCTGGTGATTGGCGCCCATTTCAATGACGACCATGGCGGCATCTTTCTTTACCCGCAGTATCGTCAGCGGAACGCCAATATGATTGTTCAGGTTGCCCTGTGTAGTATAGGTGGTATAGGTGGTAGACAGTACGGCATGCACCAGCTCTTTGGTGGTGGTTTTCCCGTTGCTGCCTGTGATTGCAATAAAGGGAATATTGAACTGTTGACGATGGTATTTAGCCAGTTGCTGCAGGGTATCCAATACATCCTGTACTACAATGATCCGGTCATTGGGTGTGGCTGGTGCTTCATCCACTACGGCATAAGCGGCTCCGGCGGCCAGTGCTTTTTCAGCAAACTGGTTGGCATTGAAATTAGGCCCCTTTAAAGCAAAGAAAATATCCCCGGCTTTTAATATACGGGTATCGGTTTGTACAGAAGGGTATTGCTCGTATAATTTATACAGTTGTTCAATCGTCATAAAGCAAATATA comes from the Paraflavitalea devenefica genome and includes:
- a CDS encoding OsmC family protein; translation: MIKIELERVAGDYGFAAKDAYGHVVHTDSSPDSGGNNFGVRPMQLLLMGLGACSGIDIVSILKKQRQTIEAFTMKIEGEREPNKEPSIWQDITVVFELTGDIDPDKARKACELSMNKYCSVAETLRRGGSNLKWEVRVNAKSAV
- a CDS encoding trans-sulfuration enzyme family protein — translated: MSQHPITKAIRTQTDRTPEMEHSTPLFLTSSFCFDTAEDMRAAFADETDDNIYSRFTNPGVKEFVDKMCALEGAEAGYATASGMSAIFASFMALMKKGDHLLSCNAIFGSTHTVITKFLPKYGIESSYVSAAADAGTWEAAIRPNTRMIYIETPTNPGLDIIDLEMVAALAKKHNLILNVDNCFATPIGQRPIDFGADLVVHSATKWIDGQGRVLGGVIVGRPDLIKDIYLFCRSTGPSLSAFNAWLLSKSLETLDVRMERHAANALRLAKAIEGHPKVTWLKYPFLLSHPQHAIALKQMKNGGGIVCFELKGGLESGRRFLDNLKMLSLTANLGDTRSIASHPASTTHAKLTEEERLAVNITPGLIRISTGLEHADDIIEDILQALDRS
- a CDS encoding CHAD domain-containing protein; the encoded protein is MKRAYLAEVIKKHGRRIKKYGDQLPGSFETEMIHELRIEYKKLRAFIRLLKMDSRTRHHIMSPDFKTLYAAAGQVRDLQLFLPSVIARSEKDNTPLPVYVQHLQQRLFKAKEALVEAVEKLRAGKALDHITHALPASLNDAAIRKFIHHKVAAVQVILLALEKDKELHTIRKQLKDIIYNIRIFDSDWGISFPVTAWRSEKRLQDTAAMLGDFNDRCIALSFLSEEIIDTLPEAEKDVLQAWRLEMGEEKEMFKQQMIGQLSQLHLVSNFERIS
- a CDS encoding UDP-N-acetylmuramoyl-tripeptide--D-alanyl-D-alanine ligase, with amino-acid sequence MTIEQLYKLYEQYPSVQTDTRILKAGDIFFALKGPNFNANQFAEKALAAGAAYAVVDEAPATPNDRIIVVQDVLDTLQQLAKYHRQQFNIPFIAITGSNGKTTTKELVHAVLSTTYTTYTTQGNLNNHIGVPLTILRVKKDAAMVVIEMGANHQQEIAGYCTYTLPTHGIITNAGKAHLEGFGGVEGVRKGKGELYGFLRAHNGTAFVMWDYDYLQSMSKGIPAIIKYGTDSGDMTGRLIQSEPFLSVRITSGNPFTIQTQLVGAYNLPNVLVAVTVGKYFNIPDHLIRQAIEAYAPSNSRSQLIEKGDNKFILDAYNANPSSMRAAIENFAAIHASNKVLMLGAMAELGPESLAEHQNIVSLIQQYPWQSVVLVGGDFMKIDHPFIRKENAQQAGEWFREQAFHNTFFLIKGSRSMQMEKTLQAGAGISH